One Algibacter sp. L3A6 genomic region harbors:
- a CDS encoding TPM domain-containing protein: protein MKISTKIVLIFLALNICSCKGNAQDTETEKLTPEYEYLGIENSAFPKPIGIINDYGQVFTESQQAELSKILHYYDMETTRQVVVVTIHSIKPYQNIQKYATNLGQSWGVGTAEKNNGLTIVLCKPCREIGIATGTGTELILTDQICKEVINEKMIPEFKNEAFYAGIKSGVLQLIKKWE from the coding sequence ATGAAAATAAGCACAAAAATAGTATTGATTTTCTTGGCTTTAAATATATGCTCTTGCAAAGGAAATGCTCAAGATACCGAAACTGAAAAATTGACGCCGGAATATGAATATTTGGGAATAGAAAATAGTGCGTTTCCAAAACCGATAGGCATAATAAATGATTACGGACAGGTATTTACAGAATCTCAACAGGCAGAATTATCGAAAATTCTTCATTATTATGATATGGAAACAACAAGACAAGTTGTGGTTGTCACCATCCACAGTATAAAACCTTATCAAAACATTCAAAAATATGCAACCAATTTAGGACAAAGTTGGGGCGTTGGAACGGCCGAAAAAAACAACGGACTTACCATAGTGTTATGCAAGCCTTGTAGAGAGATTGGGATTGCAACAGGAACTGGAACCGAGCTGATTTTAACCGACCAAATTTGTAAAGAAGTCATTAATGAAAAAATGATACCCGAGTTTAAAAACGAAGCATTTTATGCCGGAATTAAAAGCGGTGTACTTCAATTAATTAAAAAGTGGGAATAA
- a CDS encoding NAD(P)/FAD-dependent oxidoreductase — protein MKQVSIIGGGPAAFMLAAQIDTAKYSVTIYEKKKTGGRKFLVAGEGGLNLTFSTSEDALIQQYHPSAFMAPIIREFNNQDFINWLNQLGISTFVGSSNRVFPKQGVKPIEVLKTIVDYVAARGVQFKFNTKWTGWNTQGDLTFENEATVTSDVVVFALGGASWKVTGSTGSWKSKFEKRHINVLPFRAANCAFGVNWQTDFISIHEGKPLKNIALTFNNILAKGELVISKFGLEGNAIYALSQKIQDRLLTEKEVIIYLDLKPKMTVNQIRSKYKNARRSKVTDILKNDLNLDRTAIGLLKQFTDKNTFSNPDVLVQTIKAVPVVITSAGPLDEAISSLGGIALDEVDTNFQCKKIQNTYAIGEMLDWYAPTGGYLLQGCFSMGVALANHLNSLER, from the coding sequence ATGAAACAGGTATCCATTATTGGCGGAGGTCCAGCAGCATTTATGCTTGCGGCACAAATAGATACTGCAAAATATAGCGTAACTATTTACGAAAAGAAAAAAACGGGCGGACGTAAGTTTCTTGTAGCCGGAGAAGGCGGCTTAAACCTCACGTTTAGTACTTCGGAAGATGCGTTAATACAGCAATATCATCCTAGTGCATTCATGGCGCCTATTATCCGTGAGTTTAATAATCAAGATTTTATAAATTGGCTCAATCAACTCGGTATTTCAACCTTTGTAGGCTCTAGTAATCGAGTGTTTCCAAAGCAAGGCGTAAAGCCCATAGAAGTACTTAAAACCATTGTAGATTATGTTGCGGCACGAGGCGTTCAATTTAAATTTAATACAAAATGGACGGGCTGGAATACGCAAGGCGATTTAACTTTTGAAAATGAAGCTACTGTAACTTCAGATGTTGTAGTTTTTGCATTAGGAGGTGCAAGTTGGAAAGTTACAGGTTCCACAGGTTCATGGAAATCTAAGTTTGAAAAACGCCATATAAATGTTCTGCCTTTTAGAGCTGCAAATTGTGCTTTTGGTGTTAATTGGCAAACCGATTTTATAAGCATTCACGAAGGGAAACCTTTAAAAAATATAGCACTTACTTTTAATAATATATTAGCAAAAGGGGAGTTGGTAATTTCTAAATTCGGGTTGGAAGGCAACGCTATTTATGCGCTTAGTCAAAAAATACAAGATCGATTACTTACAGAAAAAGAAGTGATTATCTACTTAGATTTAAAACCTAAAATGACGGTTAATCAAATACGAAGTAAGTATAAAAATGCACGACGTTCTAAAGTTACCGATATTCTTAAAAACGATTTAAACCTCGATAGAACAGCTATTGGTTTGTTAAAACAATTTACAGATAAAAACACCTTTTCGAATCCCGATGTGTTGGTGCAAACTATTAAAGCGGTTCCGGTGGTTATTACCTCGGCAGGTCCTTTAGATGAAGCTATTTCGTCTTTAGGCGGGATAGCTTTAGATGAAGTTGATACCAATTTTCAATGTAAAAAAATACAAAATACCTATGCCATTGGCGAAATGCTAGATTGGTATGCGCCCACTGGTGGTTATTTATTACAAGGTTGTTTTAGTATGGGTGTCGCTTTGGCTAATCATTTAAATAGTTTGGAAAGGTAG
- a CDS encoding L-rhamnose mutarotase, which produces MKKHCFALDLVDDAKLIEDYKVTHQKVWPEIIKSIKDSGIEDLEIYLVGNRLFMIMMVNDSFSFEKKNDMDANNPKVQEWETFMWNYQQALPMAKEGEKWMLMEKIFQL; this is translated from the coding sequence ATGAAAAAACATTGTTTTGCTTTAGATTTAGTAGATGATGCTAAATTAATAGAAGATTATAAAGTGACTCATCAAAAGGTGTGGCCAGAAATTATAAAGAGTATTAAAGATTCTGGTATAGAAGATTTAGAAATTTATTTAGTAGGAAATCGTTTATTCATGATTATGATGGTAAACGATAGTTTTTCATTTGAAAAGAAGAATGATATGGATGCTAATAATCCTAAAGTTCAAGAATGGGAAACATTTATGTGGAACTACCAACAAGCGCTACCAATGGCCAAAGAAGGCGAGAAGTGGATGCTTATGGAAAAAATATTTCAGTTGTAG
- a CDS encoding thioredoxin family protein, whose product MTTIKILGTGCPKCKTMTTVVRDVVSENNIEATIEKVEDIIEIMKFDVMTTPALVIDNVVTIKGRVPSKDEVLALLN is encoded by the coding sequence ATGACTACAATTAAAATATTAGGCACCGGATGTCCAAAATGTAAAACAATGACAACCGTTGTTCGAGATGTCGTTTCAGAAAACAACATTGAGGCAACCATTGAAAAAGTTGAGGATATTATTGAAATTATGAAATTTGATGTCATGACAACGCCAGCATTGGTAATCGATAATGTGGTGACAATAAAAGGGCGCGTACCTTCAAAAGACGAAGTGCTAGCGCTATTAAATTAA